The proteins below are encoded in one region of Pseudoalteromonas ulvae UL12:
- a CDS encoding DUF4785 domain-containing protein, translating into MNNVTKSVGLFWLMSALISMNVSATNKQVNDYKVTATSPITLNDPHADNTQAVVYIWPKPQNITALTTTEQTLKSNEYWQEVTGEQLSAGVAIYTTSTEAFIRIAPKTHYSEGEALQSEPLNARLLKIRPDSPQSHFQAIEQTVSQQEMSLAGFNDGSIALTTNAQQGVGRLVMQSQQGLAANATYLMHVKEKYSPHQLQVIADNTFQAHGQGFKLVGRLAGEMIDEAHTALNLISPEGVKTPADFQKGRVVLPNDLENVGAYKGFYELEMTTEKVLAGLTVKRSIKVPFAHVIKTAQLESMSPKIDQANKISMPVKILHSGRYAVTATLAQHSSTGQIEYLQTIEVAQWLNEDGIFELPFTIDNQRLQTGPVFLANVKLVDQSRMMLLEHHERF; encoded by the coding sequence ATGAATAATGTAACGAAATCCGTTGGTCTTTTTTGGTTGATGAGTGCGCTTATATCAATGAATGTAAGTGCAACAAACAAGCAAGTAAATGATTACAAGGTCACAGCCACATCACCGATCACACTTAATGATCCCCATGCAGACAATACACAAGCTGTTGTGTATATCTGGCCTAAACCTCAAAATATAACTGCGCTCACAACAACAGAGCAAACGCTAAAAAGTAATGAGTATTGGCAAGAAGTTACCGGAGAGCAGCTCTCGGCGGGGGTGGCAATTTATACCACTTCGACAGAAGCATTTATCCGTATTGCCCCTAAAACACATTATAGCGAAGGAGAAGCATTGCAAAGCGAGCCCTTGAATGCTCGATTGTTAAAAATTAGACCTGATAGTCCGCAATCGCATTTTCAAGCGATTGAACAAACCGTATCGCAGCAAGAAATGAGTTTAGCGGGTTTTAACGATGGCAGTATCGCGTTAACCACGAATGCTCAGCAAGGTGTCGGACGACTAGTGATGCAAAGTCAGCAAGGATTAGCAGCGAATGCCACTTATTTAATGCATGTAAAAGAAAAATATAGTCCTCATCAGCTGCAAGTTATTGCGGATAATACATTTCAAGCACATGGTCAGGGGTTTAAACTCGTCGGCCGCCTTGCTGGCGAGATGATTGATGAAGCCCACACGGCTCTGAACTTAATCAGTCCCGAAGGCGTTAAAACTCCTGCCGATTTTCAAAAAGGGCGAGTGGTACTACCGAATGATTTAGAAAATGTCGGTGCATATAAAGGGTTTTATGAACTTGAAATGACGACCGAAAAAGTGCTTGCTGGCCTGACGGTAAAACGCAGCATAAAAGTACCTTTTGCACATGTTATCAAGACAGCACAATTAGAGAGCATGTCGCCAAAGATTGATCAGGCGAATAAAATCTCGATGCCAGTGAAAATCTTGCATTCTGGGCGTTATGCGGTCACGGCAACCTTGGCACAGCATTCATCAACGGGTCAGATTGAATATTTGCAAACTATCGAGGTGGCACAGTGGCTAAATGAAGATGGCATATTTGAATTGCCTTTTACGATTGATAATCAACG
- a CDS encoding GNAT family N-acetyltransferase/peptidase C39 family protein, protein MSDLTALEALENTCFSSDKISRRSFLRWLKSGNCLIYVAEQEQILLGYGLVLLHKGTQLARLYSLAISPNARGLGIAKQLLAHLELAAADSGRLFMRLEVAKPNLAAISLYQQLGYKKFGEYSQYYHDHSDALRMQKRIRNLVAAKQPKPVPWYQQTTEFTCGPASLMMAMASLDTTLVPNQMLELDIWREATTIFMTSGHGGCHPLGLAIAAKHRGYPVDCYISHQRPLFIDGVRSAHKKEVMQVVEQQFRSKSEQLGINVHYQDFSQIQVEQWLQSGYAILILISTYRMDGRKVPHWVAVTAIDEVCLYVHDPDPDDERPDPLDCQHLPIARADFDKMSQFGSDKLRTCVVLKPS, encoded by the coding sequence ATGAGTGATCTGACTGCACTTGAAGCCCTCGAAAACACGTGTTTTAGCAGTGATAAAATTAGTCGACGAAGCTTTTTACGCTGGCTCAAGTCCGGCAATTGCCTCATTTATGTTGCAGAGCAAGAACAAATATTGCTCGGCTACGGATTAGTGTTACTTCATAAAGGCACTCAACTGGCCCGCTTATACTCATTGGCGATTAGTCCTAACGCCAGAGGATTAGGCATCGCCAAGCAATTATTGGCTCATTTAGAGTTAGCTGCTGCAGATTCTGGGCGGTTATTTATGCGACTAGAAGTAGCCAAACCCAACCTTGCCGCGATTAGTCTGTATCAGCAACTAGGGTACAAAAAATTTGGTGAATACAGCCAATACTACCACGATCATAGCGATGCCCTGCGGATGCAAAAGCGGATCCGGAATCTAGTTGCAGCAAAGCAGCCAAAACCGGTTCCTTGGTATCAACAAACCACCGAGTTTACCTGCGGGCCGGCATCTTTAATGATGGCCATGGCGTCATTGGATACCACTCTTGTGCCAAATCAAATGCTAGAGCTCGATATTTGGCGAGAAGCCACCACTATTTTTATGACCTCAGGCCATGGTGGTTGCCATCCTTTAGGTTTAGCTATTGCAGCAAAACATCGCGGCTACCCTGTTGATTGTTACATCAGCCACCAGCGCCCTCTTTTTATTGACGGTGTACGCAGCGCGCACAAAAAAGAAGTGATGCAAGTGGTCGAGCAACAATTTAGAAGTAAATCAGAGCAACTAGGTATCAATGTTCACTACCAAGATTTTAGCCAAATACAGGTAGAACAATGGCTGCAAAGCGGCTATGCCATTTTAATTTTGATTAGCACATACCGCATGGATGGCCGTAAAGTCCCTCATTGGGTTGCCGTAACTGCGATTGATGAAGTGTGCTTATATGTGCATGATCCAGATCCTGACGATGAACGCCCCGATCCACTCGATTGCCAGCATTTACCGATTGCCCGAGCAGACTTTGATAAAATGTCTCAATTCGGCTCTGATAAATTGCGCACTTGTGTGGTACTAAAGCCCAGTTAA
- a CDS encoding GGDEF domain-containing protein has translation MLVSPTLTLGQHHVDFSVLVIEDNFDDFYLVRQMLAKDLRKTYELLHAQSLEEAQLTLEHAKPDLILLDLGLEQTQGLQTLTALQEQSTDLPVIVFTGVDDEDLGEQAIKMGAEDYLPKAQANSAILSRAISYAVERHSLLTKIQQQAWVDTLTGLANRPALFQYLTTQINNSNRNKQSITVVMIDLDGFKAINDKFGHQAGDDVLITIANRLEEHKRVNDFVARLGGDEFIWVLIGCEPKEKTLDLIEHKLKLINHDIPLELDLHQSITARVGASIGVAMWESENNPQALINRADKAMYQSKHHGKNQIHFAE, from the coding sequence ATGCTAGTTTCACCAACATTAACTCTCGGACAACACCATGTAGACTTTAGTGTGTTAGTTATTGAAGATAACTTCGATGATTTTTATTTAGTTCGTCAAATGCTGGCTAAAGATCTTCGTAAAACCTATGAGCTGTTGCATGCCCAATCACTTGAAGAAGCCCAACTCACCTTAGAGCACGCCAAGCCTGATCTTATATTACTAGATTTGGGGCTCGAACAAACACAAGGACTGCAAACCTTAACGGCTCTACAAGAACAGAGCACGGATCTGCCTGTGATTGTTTTTACTGGCGTTGATGATGAAGATTTAGGAGAGCAAGCCATTAAAATGGGCGCAGAAGATTATTTGCCCAAAGCGCAAGCCAATAGCGCGATTCTCTCGCGCGCCATTTCCTATGCAGTGGAGCGACATAGTCTGTTAACTAAAATCCAGCAACAAGCCTGGGTTGATACCCTAACGGGGTTAGCTAATCGCCCCGCACTATTTCAATATTTAACAACTCAAATCAACAATTCAAATAGGAATAAACAGTCTATTACCGTTGTGATGATTGATCTCGATGGATTTAAAGCCATTAACGATAAATTTGGCCATCAAGCGGGTGATGATGTCTTAATCACGATAGCAAATCGACTAGAAGAACATAAACGTGTCAATGATTTTGTTGCGCGATTAGGTGGAGATGAATTTATTTGGGTCTTAATTGGCTGCGAGCCAAAAGAAAAAACCCTTGATTTAATTGAACATAAGCTAAAGTTGATTAATCATGATATTCCCCTTGAGCTAGATCTGCACCAGTCGATCACGGCACGTGTTGGGGCCAGTATTGGTGTCGCTATGTGGGAATCAGAAAACAACCCGCAAGCACTTATTAATCGTGCTGATAAAGCCATGTACCAAAGCAAACATCATGGTAAAAATCAAATTCACTTTGCAGAATAA
- a CDS encoding cold-shock protein: MSTTTTGTVKWFNEAKGFGFIAQENGPDVFAHFGNIVGEGFKTLAEGQKVEFIVTQGQKGPQAEKIVAL; the protein is encoded by the coding sequence ATGTCTACTACAACTACTGGTACAGTAAAATGGTTTAACGAAGCTAAAGGTTTCGGTTTCATCGCTCAAGAAAATGGTCCTGACGTGTTCGCTCACTTCGGTAACATCGTTGGTGAAGGTTTCAAAACTTTAGCTGAAGGCCAAAAAGTTGAGTTCATCGTAACTCAAGGTCAAAAAGGTCCTCAAGCTGAGAAAATCGTAGCTCTTTAA
- a CDS encoding ATP-binding protein has protein sequence MLTITDNGIGFDQKYASDIFQPFKRLAPNKILGYGMGLAICKQIIRAHEGDIKANSHQSLGCEFIITLPTKGVV, from the coding sequence ATGTTAACGATAACAGACAATGGCATTGGGTTTGATCAAAAGTACGCTTCTGATATTTTTCAACCCTTTAAACGTTTAGCGCCCAATAAGATTCTGGGATATGGTATGGGGTTAGCTATTTGCAAACAGATAATCAGAGCCCATGAGGGTGATATAAAAGCAAATAGCCATCAATCTCTTGGGTGTGAATTTATCATCACACTACCGACAAAAGGAGTGGTTTAA
- a CDS encoding glycerophosphodiester phosphodiesterase family protein: protein MQIYNFLSCVLLCVVSLSSLANVSVGVRPNYQIELLAPSVLKSRLKSCEHKPMKGQSFAIGHRGAPLQFPEHTRESYIAAAKMGAGALECDVTFTKDAQLVCRHSQCDLHATTDILLQPSLAKTCRQPFESYNEQTGQAASALCCTSDITVDEFLTLKGKMDGVNPKAKTPAEFVQGTEKWRTDLYAQTGTLMTHKQSIQLFQSLDVKMVPELKQPMVEMPFFGLTQTQYATMLFNEYQQAGVKWQDVWLQSFQFSDIEFWLAHPTIPAEQIVWLDERYEQAEFNANDPSTWQPSMQQLAQAGLKNLAPPIWVLVQLSEQGEIIPSAYALAAKKAGLNLIAWSFERSPPRGAMWYYQSVQSAIRHSGDKLVVLDVLAQQVGVKAVFSDWPATAAYYANCLDLTGL from the coding sequence ATGCAAATTTATAATTTTTTAAGCTGTGTTTTATTATGTGTCGTGAGTTTGTCAAGTTTAGCGAATGTATCTGTGGGGGTGAGGCCTAATTACCAAATAGAGCTTTTAGCGCCGAGTGTATTGAAATCACGTTTAAAAAGCTGTGAACATAAACCAATGAAAGGCCAATCATTTGCGATTGGGCATCGAGGAGCTCCCCTTCAATTTCCAGAGCATACCCGTGAATCATATATAGCAGCCGCCAAAATGGGAGCCGGGGCATTAGAGTGTGACGTCACATTTACCAAAGATGCTCAATTGGTTTGCCGCCATTCACAATGTGACCTACATGCGACTACGGATATTTTATTACAGCCAAGTTTGGCTAAAACGTGTCGACAACCTTTTGAATCTTATAATGAGCAAACAGGGCAAGCAGCTTCAGCATTGTGTTGTACATCAGATATCACAGTTGATGAGTTTTTAACCCTAAAAGGCAAAATGGATGGTGTGAACCCCAAAGCAAAAACACCGGCTGAATTTGTCCAAGGAACTGAAAAGTGGCGCACTGATTTATATGCACAAACGGGTACATTGATGACACATAAACAGAGTATCCAATTGTTTCAATCGCTCGATGTCAAAATGGTGCCTGAGCTAAAACAGCCTATGGTTGAGATGCCTTTTTTTGGGCTCACACAAACACAATACGCGACGATGTTATTCAATGAGTATCAGCAAGCTGGGGTGAAATGGCAGGATGTTTGGCTGCAATCATTTCAGTTTTCTGATATTGAGTTTTGGCTCGCGCACCCCACTATCCCTGCTGAGCAGATTGTGTGGCTGGATGAGCGTTATGAGCAAGCTGAATTTAATGCCAATGATCCCTCAACATGGCAACCGTCCATGCAGCAACTGGCTCAAGCGGGGCTAAAAAACTTAGCTCCGCCTATTTGGGTTTTGGTTCAGCTCTCTGAGCAAGGTGAGATCATTCCATCGGCCTATGCATTAGCTGCCAAAAAAGCAGGATTAAATCTGATTGCTTGGTCTTTTGAGCGTTCACCGCCGCGTGGTGCGATGTGGTACTACCAAAGTGTGCAATCTGCAATTCGTCATTCGGGTGATAAACTTGTTGTGCTTGATGTTTTAGCACAACAAGTAGGAGTCAAAGCGGTGTTTTCTGATTGGCCAGCTACAGCGGCTTATTATGCAAATTGTTTAGATTTAACTGGGCTTTAG
- a CDS encoding peptidase M42 encodes MSSVHHKSHSDNHHHGLPDSFIHLLNSLLRNPSVVGAEHSFFRVLQRELEERGAKVTWYEGVLVAQGNDPHSIMFSAHIDRHGLVCTGPNEFQYAAFVSGARSDLLGNSVSEQLMKKIVERFSQGAVYAYEPWSGAYRGQGEITGTYICEHRNNLIFEVAGLEHLVAGTPVAFLDKLKITDSALVGQLDNVLTAAALVYLFERGFQGTAFFTAQEEAGKSWRYLLEWFRRFGGSTNQLIVVDTSPYPDFATAQLQHLVLRNKDANAPFNQALTKKLVKVCKKHKLQVQFKDEYVESINEQRIARGEEPASLGSTEMGRIIAASNGLVDGTTLQIPTSGYHTMEESAPLESVHAFLTLLMALSNLKF; translated from the coding sequence ATGAGTTCAGTCCATCATAAGAGTCACTCAGATAATCATCATCATGGTTTACCCGATTCATTTATTCATCTCCTTAATTCGCTGCTACGTAACCCAAGCGTGGTTGGAGCGGAGCATTCTTTTTTTCGAGTTTTACAACGAGAGTTAGAAGAGCGCGGTGCGAAAGTCACTTGGTATGAAGGTGTGCTCGTAGCTCAAGGAAACGATCCCCACAGCATTATGTTTTCAGCGCATATCGATCGTCATGGTTTAGTCTGTACAGGCCCAAATGAATTTCAATACGCTGCGTTTGTTTCAGGGGCTCGCTCAGATCTGCTTGGCAACTCAGTCAGTGAACAGTTGATGAAAAAGATTGTTGAGCGTTTTTCGCAAGGGGCTGTCTATGCGTATGAACCTTGGTCAGGCGCATACCGCGGTCAAGGTGAAATCACCGGCACATACATTTGTGAACACCGTAATAACCTTATTTTTGAAGTGGCGGGACTTGAGCATTTGGTGGCTGGTACTCCTGTGGCTTTTTTGGATAAGCTCAAAATAACCGACAGTGCGCTTGTTGGTCAGCTCGATAATGTGTTGACCGCGGCGGCTTTGGTCTATTTATTTGAAAGAGGCTTTCAAGGGACTGCATTTTTCACCGCACAAGAAGAAGCAGGTAAAAGTTGGCGTTATCTACTGGAATGGTTTCGCCGTTTTGGCGGTTCAACCAATCAGTTAATCGTAGTGGATACAAGTCCATATCCGGATTTTGCCACGGCACAGTTACAGCATTTAGTGCTACGAAATAAAGATGCCAATGCACCCTTTAACCAAGCTTTAACCAAAAAATTAGTGAAAGTATGTAAAAAGCATAAATTACAGGTGCAATTTAAAGACGAATACGTTGAATCAATCAATGAGCAACGTATCGCCCGTGGGGAAGAGCCTGCGTCATTGGGTTCGACTGAAATGGGGCGAATTATTGCCGCGTCGAATGGTCTAGTTGATGGCACGACGTTACAAATTCCAACATCAGGTTATCATACCATGGAAGAGTCCGCGCCTTTAGAGTCGGTGCACGCTTTTTTAACCTTGTTAATGGCTCTATCAAATCTTAAATTCTAG
- a CDS encoding response regulator, giving the protein MSDCFRILFVDDDADDQYLVQRALEKITYRIELVCLSSANELFTFLEKPTEPVKQLILLDLNLPMISGYEALKKVKQSKQFCSTPCIIYSTSQSSRDIADSYQVGANSFIIKPDTFTETVNILQDLCDYWFGIVTLKGSN; this is encoded by the coding sequence ATGAGCGATTGTTTTAGAATTTTGTTTGTTGATGACGACGCTGATGATCAATACCTAGTACAACGCGCACTAGAAAAAATAACCTATCGTATTGAGCTCGTGTGTTTAAGTTCGGCTAATGAGCTGTTCACATTTTTGGAAAAACCAACAGAGCCCGTTAAGCAGCTTATTTTGCTCGACCTGAATCTGCCCATGATTAGTGGGTACGAAGCATTAAAAAAAGTTAAACAATCAAAACAGTTTTGTAGTACCCCTTGTATTATTTATTCAACCTCTCAATCGAGTCGAGATATCGCAGATTCATACCAGGTTGGAGCCAACTCATTTATTATTAAACCCGATACATTTACTGAAACAGTCAATATTTTGCAGGATTTATGTGATTACTGGTTTGGTATCGTCACATTAAAAGGCAGTAATTAA
- a CDS encoding PAS domain-containing protein, whose product MQTPLEAFFNSSYMPHGHCYLWQPGILWVNVLSDLLIATAYFSIPIALWIFVKQRKDLRFKGIFILFALFILCCGITHLFSIYTIWHGSYGVHGILKAITAIISITTALILFKNINTLLAIPSAQQLEEAINRAATEKSRRAHAEQTQKSEAIFKFALELLPTGLLIIDTNQTIRVVNNALAKLFEYEPDELVGMPLAALLNDEQAKFHHVLTQSYLNQPEQAHAMASGRTVRGKTKYGNEVWVEVSLSTHDFNNEKHVFASVNNTYETISDLNFVFEKSNRLQRVIDATEDGIWEWNIQSNDVWYSNRLMHMLGVNPDTTKADFNLWREHIHPDDKDRVLEALEQHVTQQQKYDVTYRGQVSPEQYQWVRARGNTIFDTDNQPLLMSGTLTNVNYLKELEIEISEKSRFLNAILNKSLSGMFIYDLPLQRITFVNKQFCEITGYNFKQLEIIQSQKSFIELIHPDDQVMLQTQFNDLFTNQNSEANSLEFRIQHQNGHWVWCFCKQSVYSFNDLHLVKEIIGTFFDISDQKEQKDKIRSLSQDFYTTFEQAAVGIAHVGLDGSWLKANKKICEILEYNLVELLSLNFQKITHPDDLDEDLELVATLMSGEQTQYSIEKRYICKSGRVIWAYLTVSLVIDEWDNPSHFISVIEDITERKEVESALAESNLALEKFAYSASHDLQEPLRKISAFSDSLSDRLVGKLSDPDAVYELSRITDAASRMRGMINSLLQLSRYSKHQLHKEQLQFSGLVELLKEDLSQAIKESQCTILLEQDFIIDADLNSFLQVLRNLVTNSIRYRDESRALVVTFSSQTINDKLMLTIN is encoded by the coding sequence ATGCAAACACCTCTTGAGGCTTTTTTCAACTCGAGTTACATGCCCCACGGCCACTGCTATTTATGGCAGCCTGGTATTTTATGGGTGAATGTTCTTTCAGATTTATTGATTGCCACCGCCTACTTTTCAATCCCTATTGCACTATGGATATTTGTTAAACAACGCAAAGATTTAAGGTTCAAAGGTATTTTCATTTTATTTGCTTTGTTCATCCTATGCTGTGGTATTACACATTTATTTTCTATTTATACCATTTGGCATGGCTCTTATGGCGTGCATGGCATTTTAAAAGCAATTACCGCTATTATTTCAATAACCACAGCTCTCATTCTATTTAAAAACATTAACACACTGCTCGCTATTCCTTCGGCTCAACAATTAGAAGAAGCTATTAATCGTGCTGCTACGGAAAAATCACGACGCGCACATGCAGAGCAAACCCAAAAATCAGAGGCGATTTTTAAGTTTGCATTAGAGTTACTTCCAACAGGGTTACTCATTATAGATACCAATCAAACCATCCGAGTAGTGAATAATGCACTCGCTAAACTTTTTGAATATGAACCTGATGAATTAGTTGGTATGCCTTTAGCTGCTTTGCTCAACGATGAGCAAGCCAAATTTCATCACGTATTAACACAAAGCTATTTAAACCAACCCGAGCAAGCGCATGCTATGGCATCAGGTCGGACAGTAAGAGGGAAAACAAAATATGGAAACGAAGTATGGGTCGAAGTGAGTCTGTCTACGCATGACTTCAACAATGAAAAGCATGTTTTTGCGAGTGTCAACAATACATACGAAACAATCAGCGACCTCAATTTTGTCTTCGAAAAATCCAATCGATTACAGCGAGTAATTGATGCCACCGAAGATGGCATCTGGGAATGGAATATCCAAAGTAATGATGTGTGGTATTCAAACCGATTAATGCACATGCTAGGAGTTAACCCTGATACAACAAAAGCAGACTTTAATCTATGGCGTGAACATATTCACCCAGATGATAAAGACAGAGTGCTTGAAGCATTAGAGCAGCATGTAACTCAACAACAAAAGTATGATGTTACATATAGAGGGCAAGTGTCACCGGAGCAATATCAATGGGTCCGAGCAAGAGGAAACACTATTTTTGATACTGATAACCAGCCATTATTAATGTCAGGAACACTAACTAATGTAAATTATTTAAAAGAGCTCGAAATCGAAATAAGTGAAAAAAGTCGGTTCTTAAATGCCATTTTAAACAAATCTCTCAGTGGTATGTTTATCTATGATCTGCCTTTGCAGCGCATCACCTTTGTTAATAAACAGTTTTGTGAAATAACCGGTTATAACTTTAAACAACTTGAAATCATACAAAGTCAGAAGAGCTTTATCGAATTGATTCATCCTGACGATCAAGTAATGTTACAAACGCAATTTAACGACTTGTTCACTAATCAAAACAGTGAAGCTAACTCACTTGAATTTCGGATCCAGCATCAAAATGGGCATTGGGTATGGTGCTTTTGTAAACAATCTGTCTATTCGTTCAATGACCTGCACCTGGTCAAAGAAATCATTGGTACTTTCTTTGACATCTCTGATCAAAAAGAACAGAAAGATAAGATCCGTTCTTTATCACAAGACTTTTATACTACATTCGAACAAGCCGCAGTAGGGATAGCACATGTTGGTTTGGATGGTTCTTGGCTCAAAGCGAATAAAAAAATATGTGAAATACTCGAGTATAACTTAGTAGAATTGCTCAGTTTGAACTTTCAAAAAATTACCCACCCTGATGACCTCGATGAAGATCTAGAATTAGTAGCAACATTAATGTCTGGAGAGCAAACACAATACTCCATTGAAAAACGTTATATTTGTAAGAGTGGTCGTGTTATTTGGGCTTATTTGACCGTTTCGTTAGTGATAGATGAATGGGATAATCCCAGCCATTTTATTTCAGTCATTGAAGATATTACTGAACGAAAAGAAGTCGAAAGTGCACTAGCAGAATCAAATCTAGCGCTGGAAAAGTTCGCTTATTCAGCCTCTCATGACTTGCAAGAACCTTTACGTAAAATCAGTGCATTTTCTGATAGTTTAAGTGACAGATTAGTCGGAAAATTAAGTGATCCTGATGCCGTATACGAACTTAGCCGTATCACCGATGCGGCCAGTCGCATGCGCGGTATGATTAATAGTTTATTGCAACTTTCCCGCTACTCTAAACACCAACTACATAAAGAACAACTGCAATTTTCTGGCCTAGTTGAACTGCTCAAAGAAGATCTTTCGCAAGCTATCAAAGAGAGCCAATGTACTATACTGCTTGAACAAGATTTCATCATTGATGCGGATTTGAATAGCTTTTTACAAGTATTACGTAATTTAGTCACTAATAGTATTCGCTATCGAGATGAATCTCGGGCACTGGTGGTTACTTTTTCCAGCCAAACCATTAACGATAAACTAATGTTAACGATAAACTAA
- a CDS encoding RimK family protein, whose amino-acid sequence MYKTLVVAPSIDAVLAGDNYDVITFEQYLQDYPKKNEPKTRVINLCDTEHYLSQGYYCSLLAEARQHKVLPSVSTINDLRHLASNSDSALVFSSDLVQLAMDEPLDVYAFFGYVELDGLKKLARRVYDKYPAPIIKLSLTIEGTGLHLSVSRCAYSELPIALHSLFMKKLNEYTQRIWRQSASQRKLRWDMAILVNPEESHPPSDKDAISRFIKAAAKVGINAHTITAKEANHIAQYDALFIRETTAIDHHTYRIARKAEQEGLVVIDDSTSIMRCCNKAFLHDAFSYNKVPSPKTQVVISTEPGSIEQIEAAFSYPMVLKLPEGAFSKGVFKVKDRGELIHQLDDLLKGTALVLVQEYLYTDFDWRIGVLNGRAIYACRYHMARNHWQIYNHGSKRFSSGGFETLPTFEVPKKVLDAAIKSCSIIGKGLYGVDIKQKGKQVYVIEVNDNPSIDHKVEDAYLGNELYMHIMTEFAARLEKRGR is encoded by the coding sequence ATGTATAAAACTTTAGTTGTTGCACCATCAATTGATGCTGTACTGGCTGGTGATAACTATGACGTTATCACGTTTGAACAATACTTACAGGATTACCCGAAGAAGAATGAACCAAAAACCCGAGTGATTAACCTGTGTGACACCGAACATTATTTAAGTCAGGGATATTATTGTTCTTTGCTCGCAGAAGCTCGCCAGCATAAAGTGCTCCCTAGTGTGAGCACTATTAATGACTTGCGTCATTTAGCCAGTAATAGTGACAGTGCTTTAGTGTTTAGTTCTGATTTGGTGCAATTGGCAATGGATGAGCCTTTAGATGTCTATGCATTTTTTGGATATGTAGAACTGGATGGGTTAAAAAAACTCGCTCGCCGTGTCTACGATAAATATCCCGCTCCAATTATAAAACTTAGCCTCACAATTGAAGGGACAGGCTTACATTTAAGTGTCAGCCGCTGCGCTTATTCGGAGTTACCGATTGCGCTGCACAGTCTTTTTATGAAAAAACTAAATGAATATACGCAGAGGATATGGCGACAATCGGCTTCACAGCGAAAATTACGTTGGGACATGGCCATTTTAGTCAATCCCGAAGAAAGTCACCCACCGAGTGACAAAGATGCTATCAGTCGTTTTATCAAAGCAGCGGCAAAAGTCGGCATCAATGCGCATACCATTACGGCTAAAGAAGCGAATCATATTGCACAATATGATGCATTGTTTATTCGTGAAACTACCGCAATTGATCATCATACTTATCGAATTGCACGTAAAGCCGAGCAAGAAGGCTTAGTGGTGATTGATGATTCCACTTCAATCATGCGGTGTTGTAATAAGGCTTTTTTACACGATGCATTTAGTTATAACAAAGTACCTTCACCGAAAACGCAGGTCGTGATCAGTACTGAGCCCGGGAGCATTGAGCAAATAGAGGCAGCATTTAGTTATCCGATGGTATTAAAATTACCAGAAGGGGCATTTTCTAAAGGGGTCTTTAAAGTCAAAGACCGAGGTGAATTAATCCATCAACTCGATGATTTGCTTAAAGGGACTGCACTGGTGCTTGTTCAAGAATACTTATACACCGATTTTGACTGGCGAATTGGGGTATTAAATGGCCGAGCCATTTATGCTTGTCGTTATCATATGGCGCGAAACCATTGGCAGATTTATAACCATGGTTCAAAACGGTTTTCTTCAGGTGGGTTTGAGACATTGCCAACATTTGAAGTGCCAAAGAAAGTACTCGATGCCGCTATTAAGTCATGCTCGATCATCGGTAAAGGATTGTATGGTGTGGATATTAAACAAAAAGGCAAACAAGTGTATGTCATTGAAGTCAATGATAATCCAAGTATTGACCATAAAGTTGAAGATGCATATTTAGGCAATGAGCTTTACATGCATATTATGACTGAATTTGCGGCACGATTAGAAAAACGCGGCCGTTAG